A part of Halobaculum sp. MBLA0143 genomic DNA contains:
- a CDS encoding alpha/beta hydrolase family protein, with protein sequence MFYGADCVVGLLAETDLLAGAIAKHGTYDYTSAVSGDDDWRRPVIAPWVEPVPSRRKSPLWDADRIDAPLLLFAGGADDAHPAEQSRRLYTHLARQGADVTLYTYPELGGSVYTPPETVLDRLERTEQWLTTRRTEGTDE encoded by the coding sequence ATGTTCTACGGCGCCGACTGCGTCGTCGGGCTACTGGCCGAGACGGATCTCCTCGCCGGCGCTATCGCCAAACACGGGACCTACGACTACACGAGCGCCGTCTCCGGAGATGACGACTGGCGGCGCCCAGTGATCGCGCCTTGGGTGGAGCCAGTGCCGTCACGGCGAAAGTCGCCGCTGTGGGACGCCGACCGGATCGACGCGCCGCTGCTCCTGTTCGCTGGCGGTGCGGACGACGCTCACCCGGCCGAACAGTCACGGCGGCTGTACACCCACCTCGCGCGTCAGGGAGCCGATGTGACGCTGTACACTTACCCAGAGCTCGGCGGCTCCGTCTACACGCCTCCAGAGACGGTTCTCGACAGGCTCGAACGCACTGAACAGTGGCTGACTACCCGTCGGACGGAGGGAACGGATGAGTGA
- a CDS encoding prolyl oligopeptidase family serine peptidase, with protein MNTTVESTDYYDKQLPYSVRSSSVASTTAVYVRSPVPGGESHDIFIIDSDGEWRRLTRIGQSRHPRWRPGRQQLGICSCRPPDPAVTGHPETADQATETTDLWLYDLAGGDARQLSTCPNRVEGFDWSPDGSRAVLAVRRPVDEGRSNDDRLPPARRPRVSRPDDEETASFERSLVVVNEMGDHQHVEGTWSRSTYGRQWLHRMKPAWGPNGRIAFVANQGGSPAGFDVFSVEPDGSNRRNHTDSEHACTDPEWSPDGDRIAFVQYDQRELATPHEACVVSSKDDQVRSLSAGLDRCIHYVDWLDSDTVVGCVLDAGSGVLYALEIDGDCSPLYEPAWPESVKWSGRHRPFDVDRAAGRIETATIHPTASRVVRLHLDSQRQAVASRTTRHTLNATIHPEGEIDTRQLRTETDDGTTVEGFYCVPPGFDDAPAASVPSVVDVHREMDSVDAPRFRFRHQFLLDRGYAVLKLNFRGSRSYGADFCAAGREKYLDAAVADLTAGVGASARRTATGPRERVRLWDVLRRRLRRRATGRDGSPRRRYRQTRDLRLHERRLRR; from the coding sequence GTGAACACGACCGTCGAGAGTACCGACTACTACGACAAACAGTTGCCGTACAGCGTTCGCTCGTCGTCGGTTGCGTCGACGACGGCAGTGTACGTCCGGTCGCCGGTCCCAGGAGGAGAGAGCCACGATATTTTCATTATCGACTCTGACGGGGAGTGGCGTCGGCTGACCCGTATCGGGCAGAGCCGTCACCCACGGTGGCGACCGGGGCGGCAGCAGTTGGGCATCTGCTCCTGTCGTCCGCCAGACCCGGCTGTCACCGGTCACCCGGAGACGGCCGACCAGGCGACGGAGACGACGGACCTGTGGCTCTACGACCTCGCCGGCGGCGACGCGCGCCAGCTGTCGACGTGCCCGAACCGAGTCGAGGGATTCGACTGGAGTCCAGATGGGAGCCGGGCCGTTCTCGCCGTCAGACGGCCGGTCGACGAGGGGAGAAGCAACGACGACCGCCTTCCACCTGCCCGGCGCCCGCGAGTCTCTCGTCCGGACGACGAGGAGACAGCGTCGTTCGAGCGGTCGTTGGTCGTGGTAAACGAGATGGGTGACCACCAGCACGTCGAGGGGACGTGGAGTCGTTCGACATACGGCCGCCAGTGGCTCCACCGGATGAAGCCGGCGTGGGGACCGAACGGGCGGATCGCGTTCGTCGCCAACCAGGGGGGTAGTCCGGCTGGGTTCGACGTGTTCAGCGTCGAACCAGACGGCTCCAACCGACGCAATCACACCGACTCGGAGCACGCCTGTACCGACCCGGAGTGGTCGCCGGACGGCGACCGGATTGCATTCGTGCAGTACGACCAACGCGAGTTGGCGACCCCACACGAGGCGTGTGTCGTCAGTTCCAAAGACGACCAGGTGCGGTCACTGTCGGCGGGTCTTGACCGTTGTATCCACTACGTCGACTGGCTGGACTCCGACACAGTCGTCGGATGCGTCCTCGATGCGGGAAGCGGCGTGTTGTACGCGCTCGAAATCGACGGCGACTGCTCCCCGCTGTACGAGCCGGCGTGGCCAGAGTCGGTCAAGTGGTCCGGGAGACACCGCCCGTTCGATGTCGACCGAGCGGCTGGCCGGATCGAGACGGCGACGATCCACCCGACGGCGAGTCGTGTCGTCCGACTTCACCTCGACTCACAGCGCCAGGCCGTCGCGTCGCGGACCACTCGCCACACGCTGAACGCGACGATCCACCCGGAGGGTGAGATCGACACCAGACAGCTCCGGACGGAGACGGACGACGGCACCACAGTCGAGGGATTCTACTGCGTCCCACCAGGCTTCGACGATGCCCCGGCAGCCAGCGTCCCCTCTGTGGTCGACGTTCACCGGGAGATGGACTCCGTCGACGCTCCCCGCTTCCGGTTCCGGCACCAGTTTCTGCTCGACCGAGGGTACGCCGTCCTGAAGCTGAACTTCCGGGGTAGTCGCTCGTACGGCGCCGACTTCTGCGCCGCCGGTCGAGAGAAGTATCTCGACGCCGCCGTCGCCGACCTCACCGCCGGCGTTGGGGCAAGTGCTCGACGCACCGCCACTGGACCCCGAGAACGTGTTCGGCTGTGGGATGTTCTACGGCGCCGACTGCGTCGTCGGGCTACTGGCCGAGACGGATCTCCTCGCCGGCGCTATCGCCAAACACGGGACCTACGACTACACGAGCGCCGTCTCCGGAGATGA
- the lanM gene encoding type 2 lanthipeptide synthetase LanM, translating to MTEASEAVEPPDSDGATAGERFAALYRESEFGDLTRRSRVAGLDPETVDARATAESAADPPDERLTEPPEWFTHLCWLAETLVSVDPRETIPDGWGEIPFANFLVPVVELAQAELASWLPTDRVADGALEPAARWLCHRLSETVAQPLHVEFRLFRDGEQSADDSTTAYEAFVASLHDGGFTDFCARYPFAARRLAVTADRWRTATATLIERLRGDWSALRDRFDATFDTLEAAIPGRGDVHDGGQTVTELRFDNGHLYYKPRPVGPDRLYAEIVDLLEGDCPVELTAPIVLPRDGYGWVAAVRTAALDGRDPATYYERVGAVLCVYYVFNGSDLHFENLLAAGDVPIPVDTETLLTRSRVPRLLPNGRADQRVVKSAVEESVFRTTLLPFETDIESRVPETAGDDISGLTAVGEMESRQLTPDWRHVNTDRMSFELTPGRYRSTGSYPHENGEPVRPEGYADAVADGFRAAYDTLSRLDPDRVTQVLSSPLDAVESRYLFRNTSGYLAALRQLRTPQCGRSGVEAGLKLERLVPELQIFDEETQQSIEPILDAERTALRDGDVPRFGIDGRDLTFRGETLLAGFFERSHECIVRDRLESLSPADRRQQSGYITASLAARRGPSDGGEE from the coding sequence GTGACTGAGGCGTCCGAGGCGGTCGAGCCGCCGGACAGTGACGGTGCGACAGCCGGCGAGCGGTTCGCGGCGCTGTACCGAGAGAGCGAGTTCGGCGACCTGACACGGCGGTCGCGGGTCGCCGGTCTCGACCCGGAGACGGTCGACGCGCGCGCCACCGCCGAGTCAGCAGCAGACCCGCCTGACGAGCGGCTGACTGAGCCGCCGGAGTGGTTCACTCATCTCTGCTGGCTGGCCGAGACCCTGGTGTCAGTCGACCCACGCGAGACTATCCCGGACGGCTGGGGAGAGATCCCGTTCGCCAACTTTCTCGTCCCAGTCGTTGAGCTCGCACAGGCGGAACTCGCGTCTTGGCTCCCCACGGATCGGGTCGCCGACGGGGCCTTGGAGCCGGCGGCACGCTGGCTGTGTCACCGTCTGTCCGAGACTGTCGCACAGCCGTTGCACGTCGAGTTCCGGCTGTTCCGGGACGGCGAGCAGTCGGCGGACGACTCGACGACGGCATACGAGGCGTTCGTCGCGTCGCTCCACGACGGAGGGTTCACCGACTTCTGTGCTCGGTACCCGTTCGCCGCACGCCGGCTCGCTGTCACCGCCGACCGGTGGCGAACGGCGACGGCGACGCTGATCGAACGGCTCCGCGGGGACTGGTCGGCGTTGCGCGACCGGTTCGACGCGACCTTCGACACGCTGGAGGCCGCCATCCCGGGACGTGGGGATGTCCACGACGGGGGACAGACGGTCACGGAACTCCGGTTCGACAACGGACATCTCTACTACAAGCCGCGTCCGGTCGGTCCCGACCGCCTGTACGCGGAGATCGTCGACCTGCTCGAGGGTGACTGCCCCGTCGAACTCACAGCGCCGATCGTACTACCGAGGGACGGCTACGGCTGGGTCGCAGCCGTCAGGACGGCCGCGCTGGACGGTCGCGACCCGGCCACGTACTACGAGCGTGTCGGAGCCGTCCTCTGTGTCTACTACGTATTCAACGGGTCTGATCTCCACTTCGAGAACCTGCTCGCCGCCGGGGATGTCCCGATCCCAGTGGACACCGAGACGCTGCTCACGCGGTCACGGGTTCCCCGGCTGCTCCCGAACGGACGGGCGGACCAGCGTGTGGTCAAGTCCGCAGTCGAGGAGTCCGTGTTCCGGACCACACTGCTCCCGTTCGAGACGGACATCGAGAGTCGGGTTCCAGAGACCGCCGGTGACGACATCTCCGGGTTAACTGCCGTCGGAGAGATGGAGAGTCGTCAGCTGACCCCCGACTGGCGCCACGTCAACACCGACCGAATGTCGTTCGAACTGACCCCAGGGCGCTATCGCTCCACCGGGAGCTACCCACACGAGAACGGCGAACCGGTACGGCCGGAAGGGTACGCAGATGCTGTCGCCGACGGATTCCGGGCAGCGTACGACACCCTGTCGCGGCTCGATCCGGATCGGGTCACGCAGGTGCTATCGTCGCCACTAGACGCCGTCGAGTCCCGATATCTGTTCCGCAACACGAGCGGCTACTTGGCCGCGCTGCGCCAGCTCCGGACCCCCCAGTGTGGACGCAGCGGTGTCGAGGCTGGGTTGAAGCTCGAACGGCTCGTCCCAGAGCTACAGATTTTCGACGAGGAGACACAGCAGTCTATCGAGCCGATTCTCGACGCCGAGCGAACCGCGCTCCGGGACGGTGACGTCCCGCGGTTCGGAATCGACGGCCGGGATCTCACCTTCCGCGGAGAGACGCTCCTGGCGGGGTTCTTCGAACGATCACACGAGTGCATCGTCCGCGATAGGCTCGAGTCGTTGTCGCCGGCTGATCGCCGGCAGCAGTCGGGCTACATCACTGCGTCGTTGGCCGCACGGCGCGGACCGTCCGACGGTGGGGAGGAATGA
- a CDS encoding lanthionine synthetase LanC family protein has translation MSRRRRALAWIDDRLRAAAVNHGTDAVGWVSLDTRHEGSLTVAGGRSLYGGQLGIALYLAVRARVGEMERDDGNPGALARRAVSPWLSCDVSEIETRHTGGTNGIGALVYGFTRLAEETGDERYADRASEIIDVTTERFIRADDRHGVVYGNAGLILALTAHYTRQEDDRAVALARVAGDHLLETATERADGLAWETDGVAAAGFAHGSAGVGYALARLAAATGDRRYAEAAADALLFEASRFDDETVQWASGPSHSRHGVGEGWCWGRPGHALARVAAADLVETLPNRVVDRGRRGVAAVGTTDYDNDTLCHGTFGDVAVLTAASHARTAPLDRARRLTSTALAQWRQRGRFRLAETAHVPGGRPSLFRGLAGIGHTLCRLQAPDTVPSVLLLE, from the coding sequence GTGTCGCGACGAAGACGGGCGCTCGCGTGGATCGACGACCGACTCCGAGCCGCCGCCGTCAACCACGGGACGGACGCCGTCGGGTGGGTCTCGCTCGACACCAGGCACGAGGGATCGCTGACGGTCGCCGGGGGCCGGTCGTTGTACGGCGGGCAACTCGGAATCGCACTGTACCTCGCGGTCCGTGCGCGTGTCGGTGAGATGGAGAGAGACGACGGCAATCCGGGAGCACTCGCGCGGCGTGCGGTCTCGCCGTGGCTCTCGTGTGACGTGAGCGAGATCGAAACAAGACACACCGGCGGGACGAACGGCATCGGTGCGCTTGTATACGGGTTCACGCGCCTCGCCGAGGAGACAGGCGACGAGCGGTACGCCGACCGGGCGAGCGAAATCATCGATGTCACCACTGAGCGGTTTATACGTGCCGACGATCGCCACGGTGTGGTGTACGGCAACGCCGGGCTGATCCTCGCGCTGACAGCACACTACACCCGACAAGAGGATGATCGTGCCGTGGCGCTGGCTCGGGTCGCTGGCGACCACCTTCTGGAGACGGCAACAGAACGAGCCGACGGGCTGGCGTGGGAGACGGACGGGGTCGCGGCGGCGGGGTTCGCCCACGGGAGCGCTGGCGTCGGGTACGCCCTCGCCCGGCTGGCCGCCGCGACCGGCGACCGGAGGTACGCCGAGGCGGCCGCAGACGCACTGCTGTTTGAGGCGAGCCGGTTCGACGACGAGACAGTACAGTGGGCTTCCGGTCCGAGCCACAGTCGTCACGGCGTCGGAGAGGGATGGTGTTGGGGGCGACCGGGCCACGCGCTCGCCCGGGTCGCGGCCGCGGACCTCGTCGAGACGCTGCCGAACCGGGTTGTCGACCGCGGCCGGCGAGGCGTCGCCGCCGTCGGCACGACCGACTACGACAACGACACACTGTGTCACGGAACGTTCGGGGACGTTGCCGTGTTGACGGCCGCGAGCCACGCCCGGACGGCGCCGCTCGACCGGGCGCGACGACTCACATCGACCGCACTGGCCCAGTGGCGCCAGCGTGGTCGGTTCCGTCTCGCCGAGACCGCCCACGTTCCCGGCGGTCGCCCCTCGTTGTTCCGTGGGCTTGCCGGAATTGGCCACACGTTGTGTCGTCTTCAGGCTCCCGACACCGTCCCGTCTGTTCTCCTCCTAGAGTGA
- a CDS encoding HPP family protein, which produces MTARDRLSRAVRVLRDALRRGLTRLRADSAALRYRLRRTERRQIAGLRRWLEHTDNLLRVSALLFVPLLVAVVTALANVLPGFSFLLFPPLAAGTYSLFADPEAESADPVRFVVGVTGGAACGWLALRGETVLLGVGSAAVTPASAAVSILLVGVTTWALDVDVPTSFSAALLVLAAPTPGGYVLFTLAASTLVAAVFAVWRETVYESRANFLYGTVRADDHVLVPLRGSNPTTTALFGARLAEAHEAGKVVLLDVVADEQVAAVERRLLTPTTVGTADDREVVDRLAEADPSVRETATAAVDRIETVAERVRTEAGVPVEVVVAAGDPTSVVGEAADAANCDLIATAYETEYGTASPFVRAVFRTETDAVTLRSVAPREEWRDVLVLVARPGDTAHAMVDFAARLAGPAGTVSVASCVASEAGRRRAEDKLSKLVDTVTRPVETRVAVADVLAFLDRNADGYDLVVMGASRDRSAASRLLSPPTFERVEDISCDVAVVDRGRL; this is translated from the coding sequence ATGACGGCACGCGATCGGCTGTCACGGGCCGTGCGCGTGCTCCGGGACGCGCTCCGGCGTGGTCTCACCCGACTCCGTGCCGACAGTGCCGCCTTGCGCTACCGGCTCCGCCGGACGGAACGCCGCCAGATCGCCGGACTGCGCCGGTGGCTGGAACACACCGACAACCTGTTGCGCGTGTCTGCGCTGTTGTTCGTCCCGTTGTTGGTCGCGGTCGTCACCGCGCTGGCGAACGTGCTCCCCGGGTTCTCGTTCCTGTTGTTCCCGCCGTTGGCGGCCGGCACGTACAGTCTGTTCGCCGACCCGGAAGCCGAGAGCGCCGACCCCGTCCGGTTCGTCGTCGGCGTCACCGGCGGCGCCGCCTGCGGCTGGCTCGCTCTACGCGGCGAGACCGTCCTCCTGGGCGTGGGGTCGGCGGCGGTCACCCCCGCCAGTGCCGCCGTCTCCATCCTCCTCGTCGGCGTGACGACGTGGGCGCTGGACGTGGACGTGCCGACGTCGTTCTCGGCGGCGTTGCTCGTCCTCGCGGCGCCCACCCCTGGAGGGTACGTCCTGTTCACGCTGGCGGCGAGCACGCTCGTCGCCGCCGTGTTCGCCGTCTGGCGCGAGACCGTCTACGAGAGCCGAGCGAACTTCCTCTACGGGACCGTCCGGGCGGACGACCACGTTCTCGTCCCGTTGCGGGGCTCGAACCCGACGACCACCGCGTTGTTCGGCGCCCGGCTGGCCGAGGCACACGAGGCCGGGAAGGTGGTCCTGTTGGACGTGGTCGCGGACGAGCAGGTGGCGGCCGTCGAGCGCCGGCTACTGACGCCGACGACCGTCGGCACGGCCGACGACCGCGAGGTAGTCGACCGGCTGGCGGAGGCCGACCCGTCTGTGCGCGAGACCGCGACCGCGGCCGTCGACCGGATCGAGACCGTCGCCGAGCGCGTTCGGACGGAGGCCGGCGTCCCGGTGGAGGTGGTCGTCGCCGCCGGCGACCCCACGTCCGTCGTCGGTGAGGCCGCAGACGCCGCCAACTGTGACCTGATCGCCACCGCCTACGAGACGGAGTACGGCACCGCCTCCCCGTTCGTCCGGGCCGTGTTCCGGACGGAGACGGACGCCGTCACGCTCCGGTCGGTCGCGCCCCGCGAGGAGTGGCGCGACGTGCTTGTCCTCGTCGCCCGGCCGGGCGACACCGCCCACGCGATGGTGGACTTCGCCGCCCGACTCGCCGGCCCCGCCGGCACCGTCTCGGTCGCGAGCTGTGTGGCCAGCGAGGCCGGCCGCCGGCGCGCGGAAGACAAGCTCTCGAAGCTAGTCGACACCGTCACGCGCCCGGTGGAGACCCGCGTCGCTGTCGCCGACGTGTTGGCGTTTCTCGACCGGAACGCCGACGGCTACGACCTGGTCGTGATGGGCGCCTCCCGCGACCGGTCTGCCGCCTCACGACTGCTGTCGCCGCCGACGTTCGAGCGCGTGGAAGACATCTCCTGTGACGTGGCCGTCGTCGATCGGGGTCGGCTGTAA
- a CDS encoding nucleoside phosphorylase, giving the protein MAKQPHLLLEPGDVNDTVLIPGNPDRVDRIADHCDESTVVAENREYRTVNATVDGTDLTITSTGIGCPSAAIAVEELAEVGAERVLRVGTCGALQADIEIGDMVVATGAAKEEGTSARYESATYPAVPDYDTLSGLVAAADDDPGTVHVGPIVSDDAFYNETDEYVADWEAAGLLAIEMEAAAVFSLARRRGLDAGAICTVDGNLVAGNQKGADSDEELPAKARDNVSRAIDIALDAVTRLS; this is encoded by the coding sequence ATGGCGAAACAGCCACACCTCCTGTTGGAGCCGGGTGACGTCAACGACACCGTGTTGATCCCCGGCAACCCGGACCGCGTCGACCGGATCGCGGACCACTGTGACGAGTCGACGGTCGTCGCCGAGAATCGAGAGTACCGGACGGTGAACGCGACCGTCGACGGGACGGACCTGACGATCACCTCCACGGGAATCGGCTGCCCGTCCGCGGCGATCGCGGTAGAGGAGCTGGCGGAGGTCGGCGCCGAGCGCGTCCTCCGGGTCGGCACCTGTGGCGCGCTCCAGGCGGACATCGAGATCGGCGACATGGTCGTCGCCACCGGCGCCGCCAAAGAGGAGGGGACCAGCGCACGCTACGAGTCGGCGACCTACCCGGCCGTCCCGGACTACGACACGCTGTCCGGACTCGTCGCGGCCGCCGACGACGACCCCGGGACCGTCCACGTCGGCCCCATCGTCTCCGACGACGCCTTCTACAACGAGACGGACGAGTACGTCGCCGACTGGGAGGCGGCCGGGCTGTTGGCGATCGAGATGGAGGCGGCGGCCGTGTTCTCGCTGGCCCGCCGGCGCGGGCTCGACGCCGGCGCTATCTGCACCGTCGACGGGAACCTCGTCGCCGGCAACCAGAAGGGTGCCGACTCCGACGAAGAGCTCCCGGCGAAGGCCCGCGACAACGTCTCGCGTGCCATCGACATCGCCTTAGACGCCGTGACGCGGCTGTCGTAG
- the cofD gene encoding 2-phospho-L-lactate transferase has translation MVTFLAGGTGTPKLLAGLSAHYDPAATTVVGNVGDDVELGGLVVCPDLDTVLFARGGELDRETWWGIDDDTTATHAELRRLSEAAGLSTGPRYLPDDRQTAGREIADWRRFSGVGEFMEIGDRDRAVHLLRTSLLDEGESLTAATRRLAEAFDLQLDLLPVTDDPVASLIHTEAAGRMHFQEFWVARRGEPTVTDVEFRGASTATLTEPAREALAEPVIVGPSNPVTSLGPMLAVPDVEAALSETTVVAVSPFVEDRVFSGPAANLMEGVGYEPSTAGVADAYSFADAFVLDEADGTALDRPVVRTDTTLDDDGDAERVLSACREALEVVR, from the coding sequence ATGGTGACGTTTCTGGCCGGTGGCACCGGGACGCCGAAGCTGCTCGCGGGGCTGTCGGCACACTACGACCCGGCGGCGACGACGGTCGTCGGCAACGTCGGCGACGACGTGGAGCTGGGCGGGCTCGTCGTCTGTCCGGACCTCGACACCGTGTTGTTCGCCCGCGGCGGGGAGCTGGACCGCGAGACCTGGTGGGGGATCGACGACGACACGACGGCGACACACGCGGAGCTCCGGCGGCTGAGCGAGGCCGCCGGGCTGTCGACCGGGCCACGGTACCTCCCGGACGACCGGCAGACGGCCGGCCGAGAGATCGCCGACTGGCGGCGTTTCTCCGGCGTCGGGGAGTTCATGGAGATCGGCGACCGCGACCGTGCCGTCCACCTCCTCCGCACCTCGCTGCTGGACGAAGGGGAGTCGCTGACGGCCGCCACCCGACGGCTCGCGGAGGCGTTCGACCTCCAGCTCGACCTGTTGCCGGTGACGGACGACCCGGTCGCCAGCCTGATCCACACCGAGGCGGCCGGTCGGATGCACTTCCAGGAGTTCTGGGTGGCCCGGCGGGGCGAACCGACGGTGACGGACGTGGAGTTCCGGGGGGCGTCGACGGCGACGCTCACGGAGCCGGCCCGGGAGGCGCTCGCGGAGCCGGTGATCGTCGGCCCGTCGAACCCGGTGACGAGTCTCGGCCCGATGCTGGCCGTCCCGGACGTCGAGGCGGCGCTGTCGGAGACGACCGTCGTCGCCGTCTCTCCGTTCGTCGAGGACCGGGTGTTCTCCGGGCCGGCTGCGAACCTGATGGAGGGGGTGGGCTACGAGCCGTCGACCGCCGGGGTCGCCGACGCCTACTCGTTCGCGGACGCCTTCGTGCTCGACGAGGCGGACGGCACCGCTCTCGACCGCCCGGTCGTCCGGACGGACACGACCCTGGACGACGACGGCGACGCCGAGCGGGTGTTGAGCGCCTGCCGAGAGGCGTTGGAGGTGGTCCGGTGA
- a CDS encoding dihydropyrimidine dehydrogenase produces the protein MTPGLALASLSGAADADWARAGADEADLAFLGGLAVDERTRTAVRKLRARDRQEFLPPDPFDWIDEQLAALSDAPIRPGVNVRATGSEPVRRAARICARHEAVLEVNAHCRQAEMCAVGCGERLLADTPRLADFVAAAAETGVTTSVKLRAEVDGVDLPATARRLADAGADLLHVDAMDSEGVVALVADAAPSATVIANNGVRDRRTVREYLACGADAVSLGRPSDDPRVRRRVHAAVREWADETATSPPEVRS, from the coding sequence GTGACGCCCGGACTGGCGCTGGCGTCGCTGTCGGGCGCCGCCGACGCCGACTGGGCCCGGGCGGGCGCCGACGAGGCGGACCTGGCGTTCCTGGGTGGGCTCGCCGTCGACGAGCGGACGCGGACCGCGGTCCGGAAGCTCCGGGCGCGCGACCGCCAGGAGTTTCTCCCGCCCGACCCGTTCGACTGGATCGACGAGCAACTGGCCGCGCTGTCGGACGCACCGATCCGACCGGGAGTGAACGTCCGCGCGACGGGGTCAGAGCCCGTTCGACGGGCCGCACGGATCTGTGCCCGCCACGAGGCCGTCTTAGAGGTGAACGCCCACTGCCGACAGGCGGAGATGTGCGCGGTCGGCTGCGGGGAGCGGCTGTTGGCGGACACGCCGCGGTTGGCCGACTTCGTCGCCGCCGCCGCCGAGACGGGGGTGACGACGAGTGTGAAGCTGCGGGCGGAGGTAGACGGCGTCGACCTGCCGGCGACGGCACGGCGGCTGGCCGACGCCGGCGCGGACCTGCTGCACGTCGACGCGATGGACTCCGAGGGCGTGGTCGCGCTCGTCGCCGACGCGGCGCCGTCCGCGACCGTGATCGCCAACAACGGTGTCCGCGACCGCCGCACCGTCCGAGAGTACCTCGCGTGTGGTGCCGACGCCGTCAGCCTCGGCCGGCCGAGCGACGACCCGCGGGTGCGCCGGCGCGTCCACGCCGCCGTCCGGGAGTGGGCCGACGAGACGGCGACCAGCCCGCCGGAGGTCCGGTCGTGA
- a CDS encoding triphosphoribosyl-dephospho-CoA synthase produces the protein MSDEPSVGRGPETERGPAANAELALLLEVAGTPKPGNVDRERDFSGLHFEQFLAGAVGARPGLERAADGVAFGEAFETAVAGMSRQDGGNTQFGCLLLLVPLVAATVRADGEVPTRETVRAVCRATTVDDAAGFYRAFELVDVAVTDPPAGMEPLDVRRGAAAVPTLREREVTLWDLMRDSADHDANAREWAEGFPRTFRAAARIEEDDGPVTDRAARAFLDLLAEAPDTLVETQHGTAVAEEVRTRAAEIDDLAAAREWADDLVDRGINPGTTADLTAAGLYVALSRGVSP, from the coding sequence GTGAGCGACGAGCCGTCCGTCGGCCGCGGACCCGAGACGGAGCGTGGGCCGGCGGCGAACGCGGAGCTCGCGCTCCTGTTGGAGGTCGCCGGCACGCCGAAGCCCGGCAACGTCGACCGGGAGCGCGACTTCTCCGGCCTCCACTTCGAGCAGTTCCTCGCGGGTGCCGTCGGCGCGCGGCCGGGGTTGGAGCGAGCCGCCGACGGCGTCGCGTTCGGCGAGGCGTTCGAGACGGCCGTCGCCGGCATGAGCCGACAGGACGGCGGGAACACGCAGTTCGGCTGTCTCCTCCTGCTCGTCCCGTTGGTCGCGGCGACCGTCCGCGCCGACGGCGAGGTGCCGACCCGCGAGACCGTCCGAGCGGTCTGCCGGGCGACCACCGTCGACGACGCCGCCGGCTTCTACCGCGCGTTCGAACTCGTGGACGTGGCGGTCACGGACCCGCCGGCGGGGATGGAGCCGTTGGACGTACGCCGCGGGGCCGCGGCCGTCCCGACGCTGCGCGAGCGCGAGGTGACTCTGTGGGATCTGATGCGCGACTCCGCCGACCACGACGCGAACGCCCGGGAGTGGGCGGAGGGGTTCCCGCGGACGTTCCGGGCGGCCGCCCGGATCGAAGAGGACGACGGCCCCGTCACCGACCGCGCCGCGCGGGCGTTCCTCGACCTCCTGGCCGAGGCGCCGGACACGCTCGTCGAGACGCAACACGGCACTGCAGTCGCGGAGGAGGTTCGGACGCGTGCCGCCGAGATCGACGACCTCGCCGCCGCCCGCGAGTGGGCCGACGACCTCGTCGACCGCGGGATCAACCCCGGGACGACCGCCGACCTCACCGCCGCGGGGCTGTACGTCGCACTGTCGCGGGGGGTGTCGCCGTGA
- a CDS encoding DUF447 domain-containing protein, translated as MSDDTVTGAGEGENDATTEWPVDLTGVTETVVTTLGPNELWNVAALGVHAPSGAGDGGGYPAAWARTWGRTRTWRNFRERGEGVIQFTVDPVAFAEAALTVREESEPVIDAADAWVRVAVERVDGGERGGTQWVDWRLSPQETRVLQEGVRSLDRATAAVVEATVAASRLDVPTYDTETLVDRLAYFDDVVATAGGERARAAFDVVDEATDWREL; from the coding sequence GTGAGCGACGACACCGTCACCGGCGCGGGCGAGGGCGAGAACGACGCGACGACGGAGTGGCCCGTCGACCTGACGGGCGTGACGGAGACCGTCGTGACGACACTCGGCCCGAACGAGCTGTGGAACGTCGCCGCGCTGGGGGTTCACGCCCCGAGTGGTGCCGGGGACGGTGGGGGGTATCCGGCGGCGTGGGCTCGCACCTGGGGACGCACTCGGACGTGGCGCAACTTCCGGGAGCGCGGCGAGGGCGTGATCCAGTTCACCGTCGACCCGGTCGCGTTCGCGGAGGCGGCGCTGACGGTGCGCGAGGAGTCCGAGCCCGTGATCGACGCCGCCGACGCCTGGGTGCGCGTCGCTGTCGAGCGCGTCGACGGCGGCGAGCGCGGCGGCACGCAGTGGGTAGACTGGCGACTCTCCCCCCAGGAGACCCGCGTGCTGCAAGAGGGGGTCCGGTCGCTGGACCGCGCGACCGCCGCCGTCGTGGAGGCGACCGTCGCCGCCTCGCGGCTGGACGTGCCGACGTACGACACCGAGACGCTCGTGGACCGACTCGCCTACTTCGACGACGTGGTGGCGACCGCCGGCGGCGAGCGCGCCCGGGCGGCGTTCGACGTGGTCGACGAGGCGACGGACTGGCGGGAGCTGTGA